The following proteins come from a genomic window of Halorussus halophilus:
- a CDS encoding 1,4-dihydroxy-2-naphthoate polyprenyltransferase, giving the protein MSDVATEHSRREAWWMAARPHTLPAAAAPIFVGVGLAVHESKFAALPALAAFVGAALIQIGTNFANDYYDAVKGVDTDERKGFTRVTQSGLIAPAEVKRAMYLTFAIAILVGVYLVYVGGLPILLIGLASVVSGIAYAGGPFPLGSNGLGDLFVFLFFGVIAVMGTFYVQAAAVVAAAPFPMGIPEGTVTLAAFVASLPVAAISTNILVVNNIRDLETDKEAGKQTLAVIIGYGASRAEYVGMLALAYLAPFWFWLEAGYSPAVLLPLVTLPYAAKITQTVLSDTSGEALNPALEQTGKLLAGHSVLFALGMLV; this is encoded by the coding sequence ATGAGCGACGTAGCTACCGAACACTCCCGCCGCGAGGCGTGGTGGATGGCCGCCCGGCCACACACCCTCCCGGCGGCCGCCGCGCCCATCTTCGTCGGCGTCGGCCTCGCAGTCCACGAGTCTAAGTTCGCCGCACTCCCGGCACTCGCCGCGTTCGTCGGCGCGGCCCTCATCCAAATCGGGACGAACTTCGCCAACGACTACTACGACGCCGTGAAGGGCGTCGATACCGACGAACGCAAGGGATTCACCCGCGTCACGCAGTCGGGTCTCATCGCGCCCGCCGAAGTCAAGCGCGCGATGTATCTCACCTTCGCAATCGCAATTCTCGTCGGCGTCTATCTGGTCTACGTCGGTGGGCTTCCCATCCTGCTCATCGGCCTCGCCAGCGTCGTCTCCGGTATCGCCTACGCGGGCGGCCCATTCCCCTTAGGGTCGAACGGCCTCGGCGACCTTTTCGTCTTCCTCTTCTTCGGCGTCATCGCCGTGATGGGTACCTTCTACGTGCAGGCCGCCGCTGTGGTCGCCGCCGCACCGTTCCCGATGGGGATTCCCGAAGGAACCGTCACACTCGCGGCGTTCGTGGCAAGTCTGCCTGTCGCGGCTATCTCTACGAACATCCTCGTCGTGAACAATATCCGAGACCTCGAAACCGACAAAGAGGCGGGCAAGCAGACGCTCGCGGTGATCATCGGCTACGGTGCCAGCAGAGCCGAGTACGTCGGGATGCTCGCACTCGCGTATCTCGCCCCCTTCTGGTTCTGGCTGGAAGCGGGGTACAGTCCCGCCGTTCTCCTGCCGCTGGTGACACTTCCCTACGCCGCCAAGATTACCCAGACCGTCCTCTCCGATACGTCGGGAGAAGCGCTGAACCCTGCGCTCGAACAGACCGGTAAACTGCTTGCGGGTCATTCCGTGCTGTTCGCGCTCGGGATGTTAGTTTGA
- a CDS encoding DUF7522 family protein: MSEVASEALADFLKQRVGDHLRSVLYYDSDGGNVLYLRDDVAEQYDDSEREKVLQDVRLEAFEKPHQEDLYEHGPLNCTVRCFEDAVEMHFAHDETSGTAVALDGEVFAIHNTFIGKCLEAMEE; encoded by the coding sequence ATGAGCGAAGTCGCCTCCGAAGCACTGGCCGATTTTCTGAAACAGCGCGTCGGCGACCACCTGCGGAGCGTTCTCTACTACGATAGCGACGGGGGGAACGTGCTGTATCTCCGTGACGACGTTGCCGAGCAGTACGACGACAGCGAACGGGAGAAAGTCCTTCAAGACGTGCGCCTCGAAGCGTTCGAGAAGCCCCATCAAGAGGACCTCTACGAACACGGGCCGCTGAACTGCACGGTTCGGTGTTTCGAGGACGCAGTCGAGATGCACTTTGCCCACGACGAGACGAGCGGAACCGCAGTCGCGCTAGACGGCGAGGTGTTCGCCATCCACAACACCTTCATCGGCAAGTGTCTCGAAGCGATGGAAGAGTGA
- a CDS encoding 1,4-dihydroxy-2-naphthoyl-CoA synthase, translating to MVSEIFDPDAWESAGPEFDDITYHRAVESGTVRIAFDRPEVRNAFRPKTVDELYDALDHAKRQTDVGCVLLTGNGPSPKDGGWAFCSGGDQRVRGDEGYEYRGEDGQSERASKGGRLHILEVQRLIRHIPKPVLCVVPGWAVGGGHSLHVVCDMTIASEDHALFKQTDPDVASFDAGFGSAYLAKQVGQKKAREIFFLGKNYDAEEAAEMGMVNEAVPHEKLEEVALDWAETMNEKSPTAMRMLKYAFNMTDDGMVGQQVFAGEATRLGYMTDEAKEGRDAFVEGREPDFDEFDWHY from the coding sequence ATGGTCTCAGAAATCTTCGACCCCGACGCATGGGAGTCTGCGGGTCCTGAATTCGACGACATCACCTACCATCGAGCAGTCGAGTCGGGCACCGTCCGGATCGCGTTCGACCGGCCGGAGGTTCGAAACGCCTTCCGACCCAAAACTGTAGACGAACTGTACGACGCGCTTGACCACGCGAAGCGCCAGACTGACGTGGGCTGTGTCCTCCTCACCGGCAACGGCCCGTCGCCCAAAGACGGCGGGTGGGCGTTCTGTTCGGGCGGCGACCAGCGGGTACGCGGCGACGAGGGCTACGAGTACCGCGGCGAAGACGGACAGAGCGAGCGAGCATCCAAGGGCGGCCGCCTGCACATCCTGGAAGTCCAGCGACTCATCCGCCACATCCCCAAACCAGTCCTCTGCGTCGTTCCCGGCTGGGCCGTGGGCGGCGGCCACAGCCTCCACGTCGTCTGCGACATGACCATCGCCAGTGAGGACCACGCGCTGTTCAAGCAGACCGACCCCGACGTAGCCTCTTTCGACGCCGGATTCGGCTCGGCGTATCTCGCCAAGCAGGTCGGCCAGAAGAAGGCCCGCGAAATCTTCTTCCTCGGGAAGAACTACGACGCCGAAGAAGCCGCCGAGATGGGCATGGTCAACGAGGCAGTCCCGCACGAGAAACTCGAAGAAGTCGCGCTCGACTGGGCCGAGACGATGAACGAGAAGAGTCCGACTGCGATGCGGATGCTCAAGTACGCCTTCAACATGACCGACGACGGCATGGTCGGCCAGCAGGTGTTCGCGGGCGAAGCGACTCGACTGGGGTACATGACCGACGAAGCGAAAGAGGGTCGAGACGCGTTCGTGGAAGGCAGAGAGCCTGACTTCGACGAGTTCGATTGGCACTACTAG
- a CDS encoding GNAT family N-acetyltransferase: MNVRETTADDAEAVQRVARASWHAAYDEILGEGTVTDKVDSWFNLENVTADVNREERPFFVATTEGRVVGFAIGAPDDDRDATYHLYRIYVQPNDWGRGVGTKLLERLEAELQSRGVERLRLSVFQENEDAIGFYESSGFERVEEGGAGNFDLPRLTYAKDLG, from the coding sequence ATGAACGTCCGTGAGACGACGGCCGACGACGCCGAGGCGGTCCAGCGAGTCGCTCGCGCGTCATGGCACGCGGCCTACGACGAGATACTCGGGGAGGGAACAGTTACGGATAAAGTCGATTCGTGGTTCAACCTCGAGAACGTGACCGCAGACGTAAACCGCGAGGAACGACCGTTCTTCGTCGCAACCACCGAGGGTCGGGTCGTCGGGTTCGCCATTGGTGCGCCGGACGACGACCGCGACGCGACCTACCACCTGTATCGAATCTACGTCCAGCCCAACGATTGGGGGCGAGGAGTCGGAACGAAACTGCTCGAACGATTGGAGGCGGAACTGCAAAGTCGTGGCGTGGAACGGCTCCGACTGTCGGTGTTTCAGGAGAACGAGGATGCAATCGGATTCTACGAGTCGTCTGGTTTCGAGCGAGTCGAAGAGGGTGGTGCGGGTAACTTCGACTTGCCGCGACTCACATATGCCAAGGATTTGGGGTAG
- a CDS encoding pyridoxal phosphate-dependent aminotransferase, with amino-acid sequence MTETTETARRLADRVDNLERSTIRVMFGLAEKAEGDIVRLEVGEPDFDTPGHVIDAAAEAARAGETHYTANAGIPELREAIAETMARESGVEVGPEQVTVTNGAMEALSLATLALAGPGDEVVVPTPAWPNYVNQARIAGATPVTVPLASETGFDLDPERVVDAIGEETAMVILTSPSNPTGRVYEEDAIEEVVAAAAAHDAYVVADEVYGRLVYDRDFRGVASYTGYPENVLTVDSCSKTYAMTGWRLGWLAGPQEVVDAVSHIGESTTACTSSVSQYAALAALTGPQEPVAEMKSAFEARRDLVVERIAEIPGVSCANPEGAFYAFLDVGDLPGTSFEVAKKLLEEYGVVTVPGEGFGDAGAGYLRISFANSEKRIETGIGRLEEMARAVQ; translated from the coding sequence ATGACAGAGACTACCGAGACTGCCCGGCGACTCGCCGACCGGGTGGACAACCTCGAACGCTCGACGATTCGGGTGATGTTCGGTCTCGCCGAGAAAGCGGAGGGTGATATCGTCCGACTCGAAGTGGGCGAACCGGACTTCGACACGCCCGGCCACGTCATCGACGCCGCCGCGGAGGCCGCTCGCGCAGGCGAGACCCACTACACCGCGAACGCCGGTATCCCAGAACTTCGGGAAGCCATCGCCGAGACGATGGCCCGCGAGAGCGGCGTCGAGGTCGGTCCCGAGCAGGTGACTGTGACGAACGGCGCGATGGAAGCATTGTCGCTGGCGACCCTCGCGCTTGCAGGGCCGGGCGACGAAGTGGTCGTTCCCACGCCCGCGTGGCCGAACTACGTCAACCAAGCACGAATCGCTGGGGCGACTCCAGTGACGGTTCCGCTGGCCTCCGAAACGGGGTTCGACCTCGACCCCGAACGCGTGGTGGACGCTATCGGCGAGGAGACTGCGATGGTCATTCTGACGAGTCCGTCGAATCCAACCGGTCGGGTCTACGAGGAGGACGCAATCGAGGAAGTCGTCGCGGCCGCTGCGGCACACGACGCCTACGTCGTCGCCGACGAGGTGTACGGCCGACTGGTCTACGACCGCGACTTTCGGGGGGTCGCAAGCTACACGGGGTACCCCGAAAACGTGCTAACCGTCGATTCCTGCTCGAAGACGTATGCGATGACTGGCTGGCGACTCGGATGGCTGGCCGGGCCACAGGAAGTCGTTGACGCGGTGAGCCACATCGGCGAGAGTACGACCGCCTGTACGTCGAGCGTGAGCCAATACGCCGCGCTGGCCGCACTGACTGGTCCGCAGGAACCGGTCGCGGAGATGAAGTCCGCGTTCGAAGCACGTCGCGATTTGGTAGTCGAGCGAATCGCGGAGATTCCCGGTGTCTCCTGTGCGAACCCGGAGGGTGCCTTCTACGCCTTCCTCGACGTGGGCGACCTCCCCGGAACGAGTTTCGAAGTTGCCAAGAAACTGCTCGAAGAGTACGGCGTCGTCACAGTTCCCGGAGAGGGCTTCGGCGACGCGGGAGCAGGCTATCTTCGAATCAGTTTCGCGAACAGCGAGAAGCGCATCGAGACCGGAATAGGCCGCCTCGAAGAGATGGCGCGCGCAGTTCAGTAA